One window from the genome of Crateriforma spongiae encodes:
- a CDS encoding RluA family pseudouridine synthase, producing the protein MRELVVPESAGGQRIDLFLTSICDGYSRSQIRAAVQDHGCEVDGRIIRPSYKVKAGQRIRFQVPDEFSDETIPEKISLDILYEDDGLVVVNKPAGMVVHPARGNWTGTLTSALAYRFQSLSDVGGPTRPGIVHRLDRDTSGVIVVAKTNAVHLHLADQWQSRDVKKEYVAITTAPIDRDRDWIDAAIGRHPYQRDKQAIREGHESSKNASTFYEVISRHGRYCVVRLFPKTGRTHQIRVHLAHIGSPILCDKLYAGHSEIRAESLRRGMDQAGGPTAELADAPDAKVYLSRQALHAHRLTFTNPQSGQAMTFHAPLPDDMKQIVRLIGGDVEKVHQPSATEIP; encoded by the coding sequence ATCCGTGAACTGGTGGTCCCGGAATCCGCGGGCGGCCAGCGGATTGACTTGTTCTTGACCAGCATCTGCGACGGATACAGCCGGTCTCAAATCCGCGCGGCAGTCCAGGACCACGGCTGCGAAGTCGACGGTCGGATCATCCGCCCCAGCTACAAGGTCAAAGCGGGCCAACGAATCCGCTTTCAAGTTCCGGATGAGTTCAGCGACGAAACGATCCCGGAAAAGATCTCGCTGGACATCTTGTATGAAGATGACGGCTTGGTCGTCGTCAACAAGCCAGCCGGGATGGTCGTTCATCCGGCACGCGGCAATTGGACCGGAACACTGACCAGTGCTCTGGCATACCGATTCCAATCGCTATCCGACGTCGGCGGCCCGACACGACCGGGAATTGTTCACCGGCTGGATCGCGACACGTCCGGTGTGATCGTCGTCGCCAAGACCAATGCGGTTCATCTGCACTTGGCGGATCAGTGGCAATCACGCGACGTCAAAAAGGAATATGTGGCGATCACCACCGCGCCGATCGATCGTGACCGCGACTGGATCGATGCGGCGATCGGCCGGCACCCCTATCAGCGTGACAAACAGGCGATCCGCGAAGGCCACGAATCCAGCAAGAACGCGTCGACGTTTTACGAAGTGATCTCGCGTCATGGTCGGTACTGCGTCGTCCGCTTGTTTCCCAAGACCGGACGCACCCACCAGATCCGAGTCCACCTGGCCCACATCGGCAGCCCTATCCTGTGCGACAAGCTTTACGCCGGGCACAGTGAAATCCGAGCCGAGTCGCTTCGTCGCGGCATGGACCAGGCCGGCGGGCCGACCGCCGAGTTGGCCGACGCCCCCGACGCCAAGGTTTACCTTTCGCGGCAAGCCCTGCATGCACACCGGCTGACCTTCACCAACCCACAATCGGGACAAGCGATGACGTTCCACGCTCCGTTGCCGGATGATATGAAGCAGATCGTCCGCTTGATCGGCGGTGATGTGGAAAAGGTGCACCAGCCATCGGCCACCGAAATCCCTTGA